The genomic region CATTGCCGTACCTCGCCCGCACGTCGTGCAGAAGGTCCCGCTCCATCGTGCGAGTCCCGGGTGCATCCGTGTTCCTGAAGAGCTGCAGAAATTTGCCGAAGATGCCGCGCTCGGCCGTTGTGACATCGCCATCGGACTCCAGGCGCAGGACGGCATTGTCCTTCAGCCCGGCTGATCTGGCGACAAGGTGATCCAGCGTGACAGGCATGCGCGATTTCCACGACTTGACGCGTCTTCGATCATCGCAGGCTAGTCACCGGTCTCCCAAAAACGCATCATCAGAAATGGCAATGGCCTGCAAGCCTTTGTGGAACGGTATCGGGCGCGCCATAATCATGTTCGCACCCGATATTGCTGATCTCCCCAAGGAATGAACTGGGCTTGCGGCGCCAAAGGGATCAATGGGGCGTCAGATTCTGAACCGCTCGCAGTACTTCTGCGAAAGATTCAATCAGATCGGTCGGTATATGCTGGTCGATCCCCCCTTCATCGAGCAAAGCGCGGGCCAATGGCACATTCCGCATAACCGGCACGCCGGCCTCCGTTGCTGCCTCGATCATGCGATACGCAACTGTCCCCTTGCCCATTGCAGTAACAATGGGCAGTGGCGTCGTATCCCGATCATAGAAAATAGCAATTGCGATATGAGTGGGATTGGTGACCAATACTGTCGCCTTCCGGGCTCGATCAACACTGCCTTCTTGAAGCATCTGCTGATGGAGTTGCTTGCGCATACCCTTGACCTCAGGGTTACCTTCGCTCTCCTTGTATTCGCGCTTCACCTCGTCCTTCGACATCATGTTCTTCTTGTTGAACTGCCACTTCTGGAAGAAGTAGTCGCCGGCGGCAATGATTACAAAGGGCGCGGTGCACCAAGTCGCGAGGGTGAATAGCATCTCGCCCAGAACAGCACGTAGACAGGGCACGCCACAACTCGGCGCCAGCACCATGGCGTTTAAACCATCTCGAATGATGATGTAGATGATAAAAGATAGTACGGCGATCTTGATCAGCGACTTCAGGAACTCGATGAGATTTTGAAGACCGAAAGTCTTCTTGAAGTATTGTGCCGGGTTAAGCTTTTTCATCGATGGCTTCACCGCCTCGAAGCTCATCAACAATCCGAACTGCCCCGTCGTCGCGACGATGGTGCCGATTACCGCGATCATCAGGAATGGAATGAGGATGATGATCATCGCCCAAGCAAAATCCCACAGAAGAGGTGGTGCAGCATCCATGAGATCCAGATCGAGAAACGGAACTGGGAGCAGGATTAGACGCTCAAGACGCTCGACTAACCCTGGCAGGGTGGCAGCCAGCAACGTGAAGAAAGACAGGATAAGGAGGGATGAGGTAATCTCCTTGCTGGAAACGACCTGCCCCTTCTTTCGCGCATCGCGTAACTTCTTGGCCGTAGGTTGTTCTGTTTTCTCGCCACTCACTGCAGCCATCCGCGGAGCAGAGTGAGGGACCCGGCTTGCTCGGCGAGGCGCTGTGTCAAACCATGCATGATGGCGCCGAGCGAAAGGATCAGCACGAATATGCCGACCGCACTCTTCACCGGCATGGCCATGAAAAAGACCTGCAGCTGTGGTGCGAAACGGCTTGTCAGCGCCAGCCCCATCTCTGAAAGGAACATCGCCATCAGTGCCGGCCCGGAAATCAGCAGAGTCAGCAGCATCACGCGATCAAGCATAGCAAGTGTCTCTGGCACCAAGCCTGAATTGAACTGAGGCAACATATCCCAGACTGGCCAGAGCGTGAATGAGCGATAGAGAAGGTCGAGCAGGAGTAAGAAGCCGCCAGCAGCAAACATCCACACCGTGTAGAGCTGCGCCAACAGAATTCCGAGCGGCGAGGACTGGTTGCCTGTGGCCGGATCCATTGAACTCGCCATCGTCGATCCGCGTTGGTTATCGATCATGAAACCTGCGCCTTCGATCCCCCAGGAGAGCACCGCGAAGGGCATGCCTATCATCACGCCCAACAATGTTTCCTTCAGCACCAGCGCTAGCACCGCAAACAGATTGAGCTCCGCTAGATTTGTCGGGCGAGTATTGAACACCAGCACCAGTGCAGGCAGCGCCAGTGCAACTAGGACGCCGTTGCGAGCCAAACCGGTCAGCACTCCCTTTCCGAGAAATGGCGTAATCAGGAATACCGCCGTCAAACGCGCGATGCCGATGCTACCGACCACCATGAACTCCCGCAGCAACGAGAGATCGCGGCCAGCTAGCAGGTCGGCAAATCTATCCATGGTCAGATCTGCCCGATACTATCGAAGACGCGCTCCGTATACCGGTACAATTCCCCACCGAGCCAAGACGCCGTACCAAGGATCACCACACTGACGACGATGAGCTTGACTGCGAAGGAGAGTGTTTGCTCCTGGATTTGTGTGATCGCTTGGATCAGACTGAGCACCACGCCGACTACTGTCGCGACGACAATCGGTGGCATGGACAGCACAAGGACCAGTGTCAGCGCATTTGTCGTCAAACTCGCGATCTCAGCGCTGTTCATCAGCCAGCGGTCCCCGCATAGGAGAGTACAAGTCCCTGGATCAGTTTCTGCCACCCGTTGACGATCACAAAGAGGAACAGCTTAAACGGTAGAGAGATCGTCATTGGTGAGACCATCATCATTCCCATCGCCAGCAATATGTTGGAGACGATCAAGTCAATCACGATAAAAGGCAGAAACAGTAGGAAACCAGCCTTGAACGCCTTAGTCAGCTCGGCCGTTGTGAACGCCGGAACTAGCACCAAAATATCGTGATCGGTTACGCTATCCGCTTGATCCTTCGGCCACAGACGATGCGTAGTGTCGACAAAGAAGGCCCGATCGGCCGGGGTGGTATTGCGTTCGAGGAAGTGGAGGAAGGGCTTAGCGCCGTCCCGAGCGATGTCGGCTAAGCTTTCCATATTCCGTGTATCCACCGGGCGGTCACGCACCGCCTGATAGGAAGCGATAGCAACGGGTGCCATGATGTAGACAGTCAGGATAATGGCGATCCCATTCAGCGCCATGTTCGGCGGCACGTTCTGGACGCCGAGCGCGTTGCGAACGAGCCCCAGTACCACGACCAACTTCACATAGGTGGTCGCCATAATGGCGATGAAGGGAAGCAGTGCCACTGCTGTAAGCAGAACGATAAGCGTGGCTGGATCTGGCATCCCCATGCCGTTAGCCAAGCCGTTCAACGACGGGCTCCCTTTACATCCGTTAGACGGATACCCACACGGTCGGCGATGCGCACCAACTCGCCCATCGCGGCCACATGTCCGTTCACACGAAGCGATATAGCTTCTGTCGCGTCCAGGCCGAGATCCAGAACCTGGCCGGGAGCGATTTCGCGCAGCTCAGCAAGTGACAGGGTGATGCGGCCAACTTCGCAAGCCACCTCTATAGGGAGATCATCGAGTGCATCTGGCGATGCCTCTTCAGGGTTGTTCATTATCTTGTCCAGTATCGAGAGAATAGAGAGAGTTCCGGCCTTCAACTCGGTTCGCCAGCCGGCGCCGTTTGGCAGACTGGCAACCAGCATCAGCCCCCCATCGTCCGTGAATGGCTCACGGTCGAGCAGCACGACGTCACCGATCTCGAGTCCCGCTAGCTCGCCTTGCGTCATCCTGAAGTCGTCCAGGCGAAGGATGAGCATCACCGGCAGATCGTCTAGCGCCGAGCGAAGCGGCGGCAGTCGCTCTATCCGATCAGCGAGCCAATGCAGGCCAGCATCGTCCAAGGCAACAGAGGCGACCCAAACCTCGTTCGCAGCCACTCTTCGAAGCGCCATTCTGTGGGGGCGCAGTGCGTCATCGGAGTCTGTCCAGACGATCCGCTCACCGACGTACTGCTCTATTTGCGTTGCCAGGTCGCTCAGCAAAACGCCACGAAGTATCGTGCGTAGATCCTCCGGCACGCCCACCATCTCCGCCTCTGGCCACAAGTCCAGCGCGGTCTGCGGTAATAACGAGGGATCGAGATGCACTAAAGCGCTGCCTCGCCCAATGCCCGCTTGGACCGATCTCCAGTTGGCAGGCACTCCTGGTAGGTCTTGTCCGGCCAGTTCCGCATGCAATAGCTGGCCGCCCAGATCGAACTGAACGGGCAAGCGGAGAGCGAGCCGCGTCGCGGCATTCGCCGCCAGAAGAGATATCTCCGGCAGATCGATCATCGCCGCTCTGCTACGTAACTAAGAATATCATCATATCCGGCTGAACGCTGGCGTTGACCCTCATCTCCAGCGCGCCGCTGATCCGCAAGCTGGAGTGTGACGCGACTGTCGAGCCGGTCCGCCAGACTCTGCACCAATTCATCGCCGCGCTCTTGCACAGTGCGTAGCGCGGCGTCGGAGGTCGCATCGATGTGCAGCTCTAACCCGCTATCGCCGCGCGCGATCCTTACCTCCGAGCCGCCCAGCAGATCGCTACGCATCGTCACTCGTATCTCGGTCTGACCATCGGCACGCTGCCCGACCAGTACGCGCTCGGCGATCTTGTCCACCAACTCCGCAATCTCGGCGCTACGAGGTTGAAGCTGGTCCGGCTGTTGTCCGTCCAAGGGGGTGATCGTGGGATCTGCCATCTGCGTCGCACAGCCCGCCAGCATGGAGGGATCGACAGGCGTCCCCTTCCCATCATCGCGATCATGCTCGCCACCGCCACCGTGTTCTTTGTCCTCGCGCCTATCCGGCCCGAGGCGGCCGAGTTCGCCGCCGGACTGTG from Hyphomicrobium sp. MC1 harbors:
- the sctU gene encoding type III secretion system export apparatus subunit SctU gives rise to the protein MSGEKTEQPTAKKLRDARKKGQVVSSKEITSSLLILSFFTLLAATLPGLVERLERLILLPVPFLDLDLMDAAPPLLWDFAWAMIIILIPFLMIAVIGTIVATTGQFGLLMSFEAVKPSMKKLNPAQYFKKTFGLQNLIEFLKSLIKIAVLSFIIYIIIRDGLNAMVLAPSCGVPCLRAVLGEMLFTLATWCTAPFVIIAAGDYFFQKWQFNKKNMMSKDEVKREYKESEGNPEVKGMRKQLHQQMLQEGSVDRARKATVLVTNPTHIAIAIFYDRDTTPLPIVTAMGKGTVAYRMIEAATEAGVPVMRNVPLARALLDEGGIDQHIPTDLIESFAEVLRAVQNLTPH
- the sctT gene encoding type III secretion system export apparatus subunit SctT, encoding MDRFADLLAGRDLSLLREFMVVGSIGIARLTAVFLITPFLGKGVLTGLARNGVLVALALPALVLVFNTRPTNLAELNLFAVLALVLKETLLGVMIGMPFAVLSWGIEGAGFMIDNQRGSTMASSMDPATGNQSSPLGILLAQLYTVWMFAAGGFLLLLDLLYRSFTLWPVWDMLPQFNSGLVPETLAMLDRVMLLTLLISGPALMAMFLSEMGLALTSRFAPQLQVFFMAMPVKSAVGIFVLILSLGAIMHGLTQRLAEQAGSLTLLRGWLQ
- the sctS gene encoding type III secretion system export apparatus subunit SctS, which produces MNSAEIASLTTNALTLVLVLSMPPIVVATVVGVVLSLIQAITQIQEQTLSFAVKLIVVSVVILGTASWLGGELYRYTERVFDSIGQI
- the sctR gene encoding type III secretion system export apparatus subunit SctR: MNGLANGMGMPDPATLIVLLTAVALLPFIAIMATTYVKLVVVLGLVRNALGVQNVPPNMALNGIAIILTVYIMAPVAIASYQAVRDRPVDTRNMESLADIARDGAKPFLHFLERNTTPADRAFFVDTTHRLWPKDQADSVTDHDILVLVPAFTTAELTKAFKAGFLLFLPFIVIDLIVSNILLAMGMMMVSPMTISLPFKLFLFVIVNGWQKLIQGLVLSYAGTAG
- the sctQ gene encoding type III secretion system cytoplasmic ring protein SctQ, which codes for MIDLPEISLLAANAATRLALRLPVQFDLGGQLLHAELAGQDLPGVPANWRSVQAGIGRGSALVHLDPSLLPQTALDLWPEAEMVGVPEDLRTILRGVLLSDLATQIEQYVGERIVWTDSDDALRPHRMALRRVAANEVWVASVALDDAGLHWLADRIERLPPLRSALDDLPVMLILRLDDFRMTQGELAGLEIGDVVLLDREPFTDDGGLMLVASLPNGAGWRTELKAGTLSILSILDKIMNNPEEASPDALDDLPIEVACEVGRITLSLAELREIAPGQVLDLGLDATEAISLRVNGHVAAMGELVRIADRVGIRLTDVKGARR